One segment of Triticum aestivum cultivar Chinese Spring chromosome 2A, IWGSC CS RefSeq v2.1, whole genome shotgun sequence DNA contains the following:
- the LOC123185467 gene encoding uncharacterized protein, whose amino-acid sequence MDEYRPRRSPATERFVGLFSSPTESSFVAGDEFHEDDFMFSSAPVAASDARPDGPGSPTRVPHSHLGLLAALHEGDKRLLVRRAGGGSGAAASAVAATPATLLRRKATIAAATSASGGSLSPTQSPASAAWAIPANPRPKNRAPALQYHQSAPVKVPVRPPPKPAMDKWDELDDDDELRHGEAAMLPPHEMVARASAGGAGPTAPFSMLEGAGRTLKGRDLRRVRDAVLRQTGWLD is encoded by the coding sequence ATGGACGAGTACCGGCCGCGCCGGTCGCCGGCTACCGAGCGGTTCGTCGGGTTGTTCTCGTCGCCGACGGAGTCGTCGTTCGTCGCCGGGGATGAGTTCCACGAGGACGACTTCATGTTCTCTTCTGCCCCAGTCGCCGCCTCGGACGCGCGGCCCGACGGGCCAGGGAGCCCGACCCGGGTTCCGCATAGCCACCTCGGTCTCCTCGCCGCGCTGCACGAGGGGGACAAAAGGCTCCTTGTTCGCCGCGCCGGGGGCGggagcggggcagcggcgtcggctGTCGCGGCCACCCCGGCCACGCTGCTCCGGCGCAAGGCCACCATCGCGGCTGCCACTTCGGCATCTGGTGGTTCGCTGTCGCCcacccagtcccctgcctccgccgcgTGGGCTATCCCGGCGAACCCGAGGCCCAAGAACCGCGCACCGGCCCTGCAGTATCACCAGTCGGCTCCAGTTAAGGTTCCCGTCCGCCCGCCCCCGAAGCCGGCAATGGACAAGTGGGACGAACTGGACGACGATGACGAGCTCCGGCACGGGGAGGCCGCCATGCTGCCCCCGCACGAGATGGTCGCGCGCGCGTCTGCTGGTGGCGCCGGGCCGACCGCCCCCTTCTCGATGCTGGAGGGCGCCGGTCGCACGCTCAAGGGCCGAGATCTTCGACGGGTACGCGACGCTGTGCTCCGGCAAACAGGATGGCTCGACTGA